The DNA segment CGTGGCGCTCCTGGCGTCGCTGGGCGCGCGCACCGGGGAGTCCACGCTGGTGAAGCTGGCGTCGGACGGTGACAGCACCGTGCGCATGTACGCGGCGCAGGGCCTGGCCCGGCTGGGCAGCCGCAACACCGGCGCCGTGCTGCCGCTCCTCCAGGACAAGAGCAGCGGCGTGCGCCGCGAGGCCGCGCGGGCCCTGGGCGCGTCCAAAAACCCCAAGATGGGCAAGCCGCTGATGGCCGCCGCCAAGGACGAGCCGGAGCTGGAGGTCCGCGCGGCGATGCTGGAGGCCGCGGGCGCCACCGGGGACGCGAAGCAGAAGGCCGCGCTCAAGGCGTACCTGGACAGCGACTCGGAGAGCACGCGCTTCGCCGCGGCCCGGGGCCTGTGCCGGCTGGGCGCTCCGGAGGGCTTCGCCTACGCGCAGAAGCTTTTGGGCAACAGCGACAAGTTCGTGCGCCGCCAGGGGCTGGTGCTCTTCGAGGGCGTGCCGGCCAAGAAGGCAAGCCCCGTGCTGTCGCCGCTCCTGAAGGACGCGGACCGCACCGTGGCCGCCACCGCCGCGCGCGTGCTGTACCAGGGCGGCGATGCCGCGTCGCTGGACTGGCTGGTGCTCGCGTCGTGGAACGCGAAGGGGGAGGAGAAGCTCGTGTACGAGAAGGAGCTGGAGACGCTCCAGCTCGCGGATGACCGGCGCAAGGCCATCCTGCGCAAGGCCGGGGTGACGCCGTGAGCCTGTGGGGTATCTGCGCGCTCGCGCTCCTGTCCCAGACTCCGGCGGCTCCTCCCGTGCGGGAGAATGGCTGGAGCGCGCTTACCCCTGAGCAGCGCGCGGCCCTCATCGCGGACCAGGCCGAGTCCCCGCTGTCCGAGCGCCTGCTGGGCATGAGCGAGAAGTTCCTCAACACGCCCTACGTCCTGTCGCCGCTGGGCGAAGGGCAGGGCGTGGACCCGGACCCCACCTTCCGCCTGGACGCGGTGGACTGCCTCACCTTCGTGGAGGAGACGCTGGCGCTGGGCATGGCGCACGGCGAGCCGGAGGTGCCGGCGCTGCTGGAGCGGATCCGCTACGCGAGCACGCCCACCTACGAGGACCGCAACCACCTGATGGAAGCGCAGTGGCTGCCCAACAACATCAAGAAGGGCCTGCTGGTGGACGTGACGCGCAAGTACGCGAAGGCGGACACCGTCACGGTCACCAAGACGCTCACCGCGCACACCTGGCAGTCCAGGTCGTCCATGGCGCTGCAGCTGCCCCGCGAGCGTCAGCCCGTGGGCACCTTCACCCTGGACATGATTCCGCTGGAGAAGGTGCTGGAGCACGCGCGCGGCGTGGCGTCCGGCACCATCCTGGTGGTGATGCGGGAGGACCTGCCGCTCAAGGCCACGCGCATCACGCACCTGGGCTTCGTGGTGCAGAAGAAGAAGCGCACGTACCTGCGGCACGCGTCCAGGGGCGGCTACAACCGCGTCGTGGACGAGGACCTGGAGACGTTCCTCGCCCGCAACGCGCGCTACGACAAGTGGCGGGTGACGGGCGTGAGCCTCTTCGAGGCCCGCCGTCCGCCTCCCGCGCTCGTGTCCCAACCCGCGGCCGCGCCGGGCAGCGCCGCCGTGGGCACGCCCTGACTCAGGGGATTCGCTAGAGGGGCGGAGGCGCGCTGCTGTCCATGGCCGCCTGGCGCGCCCGCTCGTCCTCCAGCTCCTCTTCCTCCGCCGCGCGGCTGGCCTCGTCCGCGGAGGCGAGCGCCTGGACCTTCACGTCCTCCAGGAGGGCGGCGGCCCGGGCCTGGGCGGTGTCCGGCACCAGCAGCTCCCACCAGGGCAGCAGGTTGCCCGTGGTCAGCTCGTCCACCACGCCCGAGCGGCCGGGGCGCACGATGAGCGGGATGCGGTTCTCCTCCAGCACGTCCACGAAGACCTGGGCCGTCACGGGGTCGTCCGCGATGCCCGCCCTGACGAAGCGGCGTTGATCCAGCTCATGGGGCAGGGGCAGCCCGCGCTCGCTCATCTCCTCCGCCGACACGAGCGGAGGGTGGTTGGGGCAATCCGTGCAGTCCACGACACTGTCCTGATACTCCGAGCCACACCGTGCGCAGTACCTCATGGGGCCCTCCTGGGCGATGGCTGGAATGTTAGGAACGGCTCGCGCGGATGGCAGGCGACCCCCCGCGCGAATTTCCCTCAGTGCCGGGCCGCGTCTCCCAGCTCGCCCACCATGCGGCTCAGGCGCTCCACGTCGATGGGCTTGCGCAACACGGCGTCGCAGTAGTCCGCGTTCTCCACCTGGGCATAGCCGGACACGAGGACGACACGGGCATTGGGCTCGCGCTCCTTCACCTGCTGCGCCAGCTCCGTGCCATTCATTCCGGGCAGGGATTCGTCCGTCACCACGACGTCGGGGTGCGTGGCCTCGAACGCCTTCAGTCCCGCCACGCCGTCGGACGCGGTGGTGACCTCGAAGTCGTCCTCCAAGAGCTCCGCCAGGAGCTCCCGGCTGTCCCCGTCGTCCTCCACCAGCAGCACCTTGATTCGCTCGCCGTCCATGCGACTAGAGCAACCCGGTGCGACGGGGGATTCGTCCAACGCGTCCCTGGCGCATTGACGTCCGGCCGGCTGCTTCGGGGGAGGGCAGGCGGGAAGGCTTGCGACAGCCCCTCACGGGCGGGCGGGGGACTGCCCATGTTTGTGCCCGGAGGTGATTCCATGAAGGTGCTGTTGCGTGGAGTGCATCTGGGGCTGAACGACAACCTGAAGCAGTACGTGGACACCCATCTGGTGGCCCACATTGAACGGTTCGCCGAGGACGAGGCGTCGGAGATCGACATCGCGCTCGTGGACATCAACGGGCCCAAGGGAGGCGTGGACAAGGAGTGCCGGGTGACGGTGCGCATGCCTGGATTGGAAGCGGTGCACGTGACGGAGACGTCGGAGACGCTGTACCAGGCCATCGACGCAACGCGTGATCGCCTGGAGAAGGCCATCAAGCGCGCGGTGGAGCGCCGGCGCCAGGGCATGGGCAACAGCGGCATGCCGTTCGACCTGAACGCGGACGCGACGAACTACTAGGCGTCCGGCCGTACCGCGGTGTGATGGAGAAAACGAAGGGCCCGGGAATTCCGGATGCCAGCCAGGCATCCGGCCCCCGGGTTCCTTCGGGCCAGTTCCTTGCTGGGGTCAAGAGGTGGACGCTATAAGCGGACCCCTCACCCTTGGGCTAAAGGACGGCGATGGTCCGCCTCAAGTTCCTGCTGTTCGCACTCCTGGTCCTCGGACTGGGCCTCGCTCACCTTCCGATGCTGTCGGCGCCCCAGCGTGCGCGCGCGGTGGATGGTGCGGCGCTCCAGGCCGCTTCGGGCACCGGCGAGGTCGCGCGTCGCGTGGATGCGCGCCGCGCCGAAGTCCAATCCCTGGCGCTGAAGCTGGCCGGCAGTCCCCAGGTGGCCGCCGCCGTGAACGCGCTGAGCCCCGCGCCCGCGGCGAAGTCCCCGCGTGACCGCGGCTCCAGCCGTGACGCGGAGGAGACGGCCGGGCTGCTGCCGCTCACCGCCGAGCGCTTCGGCGCGCTGCGCACCGCCGCGGAGGCCGGGCTGCCCAAGGAGCTCCAGGGCGCGGTGGTGGCGGTGGTGGCCGGCGACGCGAGCTTCCATGCGCGCGCGGGCGCCGAGCCCTCTTCGGACACCGCGGCGCTGGACGTCGCGGCGCTCGCCAAGGCGGGCACGTCCGTGGTGGACGCCTTCGGGGCGCCGCACGTGTTCGCGTCCGTGCCGCTCGCGTGGAGCGGTGAGGGTACGCCCGCCCCGGCGGTGACGCTGGTGGTGGGCGCGCCGCTCGCCGCCGACGCCGCGCTGCAGGGTGCGCTGGAGGCTTCCGGCGCGGCCGCGGTGGGCCTGGTGCAGGGCGACAAGGTGGTGGGTGGCGTGGGCGCGGAGAAGGCGCGGCTGGATGGCGCGCTGCCCCGCCTGAGCGCCGGTGCGAAGGACACGGTGCTGGAGACGGGTTCGCTCCAGGCGCTGGGCCCGGTGCAGCTGCCCGCCTTCACCCACGGCGACGCGATGGGCGGCCAGGCGCCGCTGTTCGTGGGCTCCCGCCAGGCGCTGACGGGCACGCCGTATGAAGTCGTGGTCCTCGCGGGCACGGCGGCGACGCTGGCCCCGCTGGCCGCATACCAGAGCACCGCGCTGCTCGCGCTCGCGGGCCTGTTCGTGCTGAGCCTCGTGTGGACGGCGCTGATGGGCGGCGGCAAGAAGGCCTCCGACGAGGAGACCGTGTCGGGCGGCTCGGACACGCTGGGCTGGTCCGCGGCGCTCGCCGCGCAGCAGTCGGCTCCGGCCGCGCAGCCCGTGGCCACCTCGCCGCCGGCTCCGGCCGCCGTGGTGCCCGCGGCGGATCCGTTCGGTTCGAGCGCGCACGCGGAGCCCCTGTCCAACCCGTTTGGTTCGAGCGCTCCCGCGGAGCCGCTGTCCAACCCGTTCGCTTCCGCCGCGCCGCCGGCTGCGGATCCGTTCGGGGGCGCGGATGCGTTCCCGTTCCCCGGGTCGCCGGCTCCGGCCGCGGATCCGTTCGCGATGCCGCCTCCGGCCGCCGCGCCGATGGCGGATCCGTTCGCGATGCCGTCTCCGCAGGCCGCGGCTCCCCACCCGTTCGGTGCGCCTCCGGCCGCCGCGCCGATGGCGGATCCGTTCGCCGGGGCGGAGTCGTTCCCGTTCCCGTCGCCGCCCGCGGCCTACCCGCCGCCGGCCGCGGAGCCGTTCACGCCGCCTCCGGCGTACGCGCAGGGCGGAGCGATGCCCTTCGAGCACCCGGCCCCGGAGCCCATCGCCCCGGCCGCGCCGCGTGCCGGCGCGTTCGCCTTCGAGGATCAGCCCACGGCGGCGTACTCGCTCCAGCAGGCGGCCAATCCGTTCGCGCTGGCGGCGGCGCAGACCTCGGATCCGGAGTCCCCGGAGACGACGCGCGTGGCGGCGATTCCGCGCGAGCTGCTCCAGGCCAGCACCCGGCCCACGTCGGAGGCCATCCCGATGCCGCCCCCGCGCTCCAACGTGCCGCAGGCGGTGCCGCTGCCCATGCCGGGCGTCAACAGCGCGGCGGCGGTGGCCCTGTCGGAGGAGCAGCACTTCCAGGACGTCTTCCGCGAGTTCGTCACCACGCGCGAGCGCTGCGGTGAGCAGGCGGATGGCCTGACGTACGACAAGTTCGTGCAGAAGCTGCGCAAGAACAAGGAGCAGCT comes from the Corallococcus macrosporus genome and includes:
- a CDS encoding HEAT repeat domain-containing protein — its product is MRPPSVRALLVVLLLPLTGLAGPGSASKKAQSRAEADTVLAQVANGAPVPTATSRLRFLREEAYAAEEIGPLLRTTYEERTRRNLVALLASLGARTGESTLVKLASDGDSTVRMYAAQGLARLGSRNTGAVLPLLQDKSSGVRREAARALGASKNPKMGKPLMAAAKDEPELEVRAAMLEAAGATGDAKQKAALKAYLDSDSESTRFAAARGLCRLGAPEGFAYAQKLLGNSDKFVRRQGLVLFEGVPAKKASPVLSPLLKDADRTVAATAARVLYQGGDAASLDWLVLASWNAKGEEKLVYEKELETLQLADDRRKAILRKAGVTP
- a CDS encoding N-acetylmuramoyl-L-alanine amidase-like domain-containing protein; translation: MSLWGICALALLSQTPAAPPVRENGWSALTPEQRAALIADQAESPLSERLLGMSEKFLNTPYVLSPLGEGQGVDPDPTFRLDAVDCLTFVEETLALGMAHGEPEVPALLERIRYASTPTYEDRNHLMEAQWLPNNIKKGLLVDVTRKYAKADTVTVTKTLTAHTWQSRSSMALQLPRERQPVGTFTLDMIPLEKVLEHARGVASGTILVVMREDLPLKATRITHLGFVVQKKKRTYLRHASRGGYNRVVDEDLETFLARNARYDKWRVTGVSLFEARRPPPALVSQPAAAPGSAAVGTP
- a CDS encoding response regulator, producing the protein MDGERIKVLLVEDDGDSRELLAELLEDDFEVTTASDGVAGLKAFEATHPDVVVTDESLPGMNGTELAQQVKEREPNARVVLVSGYAQVENADYCDAVLRKPIDVERLSRMVGELGDAARH
- the hpf gene encoding ribosome hibernation-promoting factor, HPF/YfiA family translates to MKVLLRGVHLGLNDNLKQYVDTHLVAHIERFAEDEASEIDIALVDINGPKGGVDKECRVTVRMPGLEAVHVTETSETLYQAIDATRDRLEKAIKRAVERRRQGMGNSGMPFDLNADATNY
- a CDS encoding MXAN_5187 family protein encodes the protein MVRLKFLLFALLVLGLGLAHLPMLSAPQRARAVDGAALQAASGTGEVARRVDARRAEVQSLALKLAGSPQVAAAVNALSPAPAAKSPRDRGSSRDAEETAGLLPLTAERFGALRTAAEAGLPKELQGAVVAVVAGDASFHARAGAEPSSDTAALDVAALAKAGTSVVDAFGAPHVFASVPLAWSGEGTPAPAVTLVVGAPLAADAALQGALEASGAAAVGLVQGDKVVGGVGAEKARLDGALPRLSAGAKDTVLETGSLQALGPVQLPAFTHGDAMGGQAPLFVGSRQALTGTPYEVVVLAGTAATLAPLAAYQSTALLALAGLFVLSLVWTALMGGGKKASDEETVSGGSDTLGWSAALAAQQSAPAAQPVATSPPAPAAVVPAADPFGSSAHAEPLSNPFGSSAPAEPLSNPFASAAPPAADPFGGADAFPFPGSPAPAADPFAMPPPAAAPMADPFAMPSPQAAAPHPFGAPPAAAPMADPFAGAESFPFPSPPAAYPPPAAEPFTPPPAYAQGGAMPFEHPAPEPIAPAAPRAGAFAFEDQPTAAYSLQQAANPFALAAAQTSDPESPETTRVAAIPRELLQASTRPTSEAIPMPPPRSNVPQAVPLPMPGVNSAAAVALSEEQHFQDVFREFVTTRERCGEQADGLTYDKFVQKLRKNKEQLVTKYACKTVRFQVYVKEGKAALKATPVKD